The following are encoded together in the Solenopsis invicta isolate M01_SB chromosome 14, UNIL_Sinv_3.0, whole genome shotgun sequence genome:
- the LOC120359572 gene encoding uncharacterized protein LOC120359572, with product MNNTYEQPTANTKITEKFVIHENMNIDEIFSLENAISENLLVTPAQFKSLVKNRSDAFVAKLYNTSSIPRNHIQSLIEDTTLFLTSGHISVLKEKVFSQLNALGSNNEIIQDITLMFNTVEDPFHHLSTEYKRKEYFKSCGNYIAPIEYCIGKRRVRKNTGSCIVERMKNVCGYFIPLTQTLQKFFELPDAFTATIHYINSLRNSDTITNFIQSKLWYDKRKNFEDDAIVFPLFIYYDDWEVNNPLGSHSTCLGGVYYYIPCLPPECVSRLENIFLALLFNTEDRKEFGNKQTFAPLIEELIVLEQVGITVTVNGNQYKIYFVLSLLLEDNLGLHAMCGFVESFRANYTCRFCKIHRNISQTTCLEDDYILRTRESYNVDLASANCSINGIKEECVFHAITSFHVVDNAYVDIMHDVLEGIAHYDMIPITNHFIQIGDFTLSGLNYSLQMFHYGPNIQNKSPSISDDFATKNKFKMTASEMLTFYKLFGVIIGHKVKSCNNPFWKLYLLLKEIIEFIFSKSVSQESASAFKILVEEHHNQYLKCTKQYLKPKHHNLIHYARVMMQCGPLVSLSVIRLEGFHKALKKISNVVMSRQNIAFSIVTRYQFLFCYRLMAKESILPNIQTGSGNIIDISENHHFDNFMLSLPNDINYNACFVTNWVNYKGTRYQSKMVLFCGIDESSCPVFAEIQFIIIHNNSPLFICSSLINIGLNCNIGGFEVEQSTKWLSIKYEDLVDPFPLFIYTMGNEESYIILHYSV from the coding sequence ATGAATAATACTTATGAGCAACCTACTGCTAATACAAAAATTACCGAGAAATTTGTAATTCATGAAAATATGAATATTGATGAAATATTCTCACTAGAAAATGCTATTAGTGAGAATTTATTGGTAACTCCAGCCCAGTTTAAATCACTCGTAAAAAATCGTTCCGATGcttttgttgcaaaattatacAACACTTCTTCCATTCCACGAAATCACATTCAATCACTTATTGAGGATACCACATTATTTCTAACAAGTGGCCATATTTCTgtgttaaaagaaaaagttttttcacaATTAAATGCACTTGGttctaataatgaaataatacaagatattacattaatgtttaatacaGTAGAAGATCCTTTTCATCATCTTAGTACCGAATACAAacgtaaagaatattttaaatcatgtgGTAATTATATAGCTCCTATTGAATATTGTATAGGTAAAAGAAGAGTACGTAAAAATACTGGATCATGTATTGTGGAACGTATGAAAAATGTTTGCGGTTACTTCATACCTCTAACGCAaacgttacaaaaattttttgagttGCCTGATGCTTTTACTGCTacaatacattatattaattcgCTCAGAAATTCAGATACCATTACAAACTTTATTCAATCTAAACTTTggtatgataaaagaaaaaactttgaagatgATGCTATTGTTTTTccattgtttatatattatgatGATTGGGAAGTTAATAACCCATTGGGATCCCATAGTACTTGTCTTGGAGGAGTATATTATTACATACCGTGTTTGCCACCTGAATGTGTATCTcgattggaaaatatttttttagctcTCTTGTTTAACACAGAAGACCGTAAAGAATTTGGAAATAAACAAACATTTGCACCTTTAATTGAAGAATTGATTGTTTTGGAACAAGTCGGAATAACAGTTACTGTTAATGGAAatcagtataaaatttattttgtgctAAGTTTACTGTTGGAAGATAATTTAGGCCTTCATGCTATGTGTGGATTCGTTGAAAGTTTTCGAGCTAATTATACATGTCGATTTTGCAAAATTCATCGTAACATTTCTCAAACTACTTGTCTTGAGGATGATTATATTCTCAGAACACGTGAATCGTATAATGTTGATTTGGCTTCAGCAAACTGTTCAATTAATGGGATCAAAGAGGAATGTGTCTTTCATGCAATCACTTCATTTCATGTTGTAGACAATGCTTACGTTGATATCATGCATGATGTTTTAGAAGGTATCGCTCATTACGATATGATCCCAATAACAAATCATTTTATTCAGATTGGTGATTTTACTTTATCAGGTCTTAATTATAGTCTGCAAATGTTTCATTATGGTCCTAATATACAAAACAAATCACCTAGTATTTCAGAtgattttgcaacaaaaaataaatttaaaatgacagCTTCGGAAATGTtgacattttataaactttttggaGTAATTATTGGACATAAAGTAAAATCGTGTAATAATCCATTTTGgaaattatacttattattaaaagaaataattgaatttattttcagtaaatCGGTATCACAAGAATCTGCTTCTGCATTCAAAATATTAGTAGAAGAGCATCATAATCAATACTTGAAATGCACAAAGCAATATTTGAAACCAAAACATCATAATCTCATTCATTACGCAAGAGTCATGATGCAATGTGGACCACTTGTTTCTTTATCTGTAATTAGACTTGAAGGTTTTCATAAAgctcttaaaaaaatttcgaatgTTGTCATGTCAAGGCAAAATATTGCCTTTTCGATTGTTACtcgatatcaatttttattttgctatagACTTATGGCTAAAGAAAGTATTCTTCCAAATATTCAAACAGGATCAGGAAATATCATTGATATTAGTGAAAATcatcattttgataattttatgttatcacTACCAAATGATATAAACTATAATGCATGTTTTGTTACTAATTGGGTCAATTATAAAGGTACTCGGTACCAATCTAAAATGGTATTATTTTGTGGAATAGATGAAAGTTCTTGTCCCGTTTTTGCGGAAAttcagtttattattattcataataatagtccactttttatttgttcttcTCTTATAAATATAGGTTTGAATTGTAATATTGGTGGTTTCGAAGTAGAACAAAGTACAAAGTGGCTATCAATTAAATATGAAGATTTAGTCGATCCTTTTCCTTTGTTCATATATACTATGGGCAATGAggaaagttatattattttacattattccgTTTAA